GCGGAGCATTCCAGGGATTCTGGACCGCGCCCAGGCCGACCATCAGGCGCAGCTTGCCGTTCACCGATTCGGCCCGCAGTTCGCGCAGATCGAGCGCCGCTGCCAGCCCGGCAGGTTGAGTGGGAAGGGTATACGTGCCGTCGCCGCGTGCGTCTCCGGCGGGGTCTGGAACAGTAAGCAGGGCAGCAGCCAGGAGCGCGAGCACGGGCGGCAGTATACAGCGCATGTTCCCGCTGCGGGGGCCGCCCACACCCGCCCCCCCGGTGAAGCTCAGACGGGCCAGTTCACCCTCGCCCTTTCGCCTCTAGATTTTCAGTTTACTGGGCCGCGTCGTGCCGACACCCCACTGTTTTTTCAGCGACAGCAGGGCGCGTGCGATGGCCTGGGGGTCGTGGTGGGCCACTGGGCCGCGCTCCAGCAGCGGCGCGTACACCACCCGCCTGCGAACGTGCGCCGTCATGTTACGGCTGCCCAGAATCTGGGCGTGTTCCAGGGCGTAGCGGTCACGCACCTCCAGTGAAACGGGCGTGCTGTTGAGCAGCAGCACGTCGGGGGCGCGGCCCAGGTGCTTGTGCAGGGCGGCGTCATGATCTTTTAGAGCCATGCCGTCGGTTTCGCCCGGCTCGGTCATGATGGGCGCGACGTACACTAGCGGCGCAGGCGAAGCGCGAACGGCAGCGGCGATATCGGGCACGAGCAGCGCGGGCAGAATCGAGGTGTACAGGCTGCCCGGCCCCAGCACGATCAGATCGGCCTGCCGGATGGCGTTCAGCAGCTCTTCCAGTGCAGGAAGTTCGGGCGGATCGAGGTGAACACGCACGATCTGAGCGTCACCTTTGTGGGTGGCAAGCTGGCTTTCACCGCGAATGGTGCGCCCGTCCGACAGTTCGGCCACCAGCGTGGCGGGCTGGGTGGTGGCCGGAAACACCTGCCCGCGCACCTTCAGAATCTCGTGTACGTCCTGCATCGCGTCGGCCAGCCCGCCCTGTTCTTCCGACAGCGTGGCGAGCAGCAGATTGCCGAAGGTATGCCCCGACAGTCCTTCGCCGCGCCCGAAGCGGCGCAGCAGCAGCCGCGAGAGAACGGGGCTGTCGGAGAGCGCCGCGTAGCAGTCGGTCAGGTCGCCGGGCGCGATCATATCGAGCGATTCGCGCAGTCGCCCGCTGGAGCCGCCGTCGTCGGCCACCGTCACGATGGCGGTCAGGTTGCCGCTGTGGGCCTTCATGCCGCTCAGCAGCTTGGAAAGGCCG
The nucleotide sequence above comes from Deinococcus ruber. Encoded proteins:
- a CDS encoding gluconeogenesis factor YvcK family protein, producing the protein MPDISPLSSPPETAQDQAEPELQPRSGRFRRGPSGSVRPSSVQLSRQVRWLTPGLGVKRWFTLFALCSLVGAFAFLHLTWTGPLHYSATRWILYLNALTDPQVVPLWVVGAVMTVLALAGAITSMVMLSRSILRATGSDPNTALDQIHSVRTLSRGPRVVAVGGGTGLSKLLSGMKAHSGNLTAIVTVADDGGSSGRLRESLDMIAPGDLTDCYAALSDSPVLSRLLLRRFGRGEGLSGHTFGNLLLATLSEEQGGLADAMQDVHEILKVRGQVFPATTQPATLVAELSDGRTIRGESQLATHKGDAQIVRVHLDPPELPALEELLNAIRQADLIVLGPGSLYTSILPALLVPDIAAAVRASPAPLVYVAPIMTEPGETDGMALKDHDAALHKHLGRAPDVLLLNSTPVSLEVRDRYALEHAQILGSRNMTAHVRRRVVYAPLLERGPVAHHDPQAIARALLSLKKQWGVGTTRPSKLKI